Within Pungitius pungitius chromosome 18, fPunPun2.1, whole genome shotgun sequence, the genomic segment CTCCATTGAGGACAGAAAAATAAACCCAACAAGTGTTGTGTGCATTGGAGCGTGACCAGATGAGCATTTTCCTCACAGAAGTGAGAGACTGGTTGGACTGGTTGGACTGGTTGGACTGGTTTGCACACAGTTTGGCGTCAGTCCTGAAAAAAGGCAACATTCGTGTTAGGCAAAAACAGAAGAAGCCAAACCCCACTGGTAAACTTTCCACATCACTTTATTGTACCAATTTATACCAATAGCGGGTAAATAAAACTCACAGGATGCCAGCAgtcaggaggagaaagaacAACAAAGTACAGTAAAGTTTACAAAAAGACGTAGAAAAGACGTTTCTGGCTCAGTCGCTAACAAAGTTGGAAACAAGATTTTTTGGGGCTTTTGGTGTAAAATGTTGCAGGTTGATAATACGCACCAAGATTATGATTGCCAGTACACAAGCTGTCAAATAATATTCTTATTTCTATTATAACCCCAAAGCATTTAAGTTTTAGTCATCACTctgtaaacagagaaaaaaaagagaaatagaaatagcAGTAAGGTGTTAAACATCTTTAAACATAAAATGCTCCATTTAGGACAAAAATATACTGAGACTTCACATCTATTCTATGAAAATAGTGCACAGCAATGGATTAGATAGTAGTAAAGGATATTACCAAAGATACACCTATTTTATTATACAAAATAtccatatattaaaatataacgCAACCATCTGCAGAGACAAACCTCCGCCGCATCGAATACGCATCTGAAAGCCCTGGGATTAGGATTTCTGACAGTCCAGCTATCGTCAAACACAAATCTTCAACGTGAGCCTCTGTCCCGGCCCGTTTGAACAGATCTCTGTACAATAAAAGTGGAAATAGTCGTCGAGAGGGGCACCGTATTGCTCTGATGAGTCCTCCAACGTCACCAAACCGTCGCGAGGAGGCGACTCAGGGACCcactatattttttttgtttggtactTGCAGCAGTTTAAACTCCTTGAACCCGTCGCCTCCGGCCCAGCGAACGACGTGTCGCCGTTTGAACCGGATGATTGTTCCAACGCAATTACTTGAAAAGTCCAGCTAGAACTGCTGCGATGTGATCCACGCACAGCAGTCGATAGAACAATCCCCAAAACGCacctttaaaaagtcaaaaaattaCGCACTTAACCTATAATAAGATCTCAGgaacgaaagaaaaaaaaaaaagtgtttgacaACTTAACATTGTGTTGCAGATTGACTGGTGACACCGTTGACATTTTTAACTGCGTGCACTGCGAAGAACGTGTCATTGTTGATTGTTTTAAAATAGTCTGATTTTTCAAATCTCTGTGGAAAAGAACTGCAGAGTACTACAGAGGCCTACTGCGCACACCTCGTTCACAACGTGCAGCAAAAACTCACCTCCCATTCCCGAGACGTTAGTATCAAATACCACTAGGCTCAGCTACTGCGGCGCCTTTACGAAAAGTCAAAAACTATGGCAAGGGTGTCAAACAAGAGAAAACacggtacaaaaaaaaacaccaatagaAATATCTTAAATGTGTCATAGAAGACTTCAGATTTATCCGTTGTGCACTTCAAGTCAGTAGAACCTCACTAACGACACGTGTGCAGACTGAATATCAGccacagtgagtgtgtgtgtgtgtgtgtgtgtgtgtgtgtgcgtgcgtgcgtgcgctccGTGCGCAGTGATCAGGTCCGACGGGGACTTGGCAGTCGGGTCACctggggaggaggagccggGTCACATGCAGTTGGCCACGTTGCTGGAGCCCTGTCCCACGTCCCGGATCTGGCTGACGTGAGACGAGCAGACGGCGACGCCGGCTCCGGCGCGGCAGTGAGACACGGAGCCCACCAGCTCCCAcctaagggggaggggggggggggggggcgagagcaCCACAACGGGTTACTTCCATCCCGCTGGAGGCCACTCGGAGGCCACAGAGCGCACGCGTCGGCCTCCTCACCTGTTCATTCGGGGCTCAAACGCCTCCACCGTGTTCAGGTAGATGTTCCCGTTGTGACCGCCGACCGCGAACACTCTCCCCATCACGGTGGCGACCCCGACGCCCCCCCGCGGGGTGGTCAGCTCCGACACGTACTCCCAGCGGTGCATCCGGGGGTCGAAGCGCTCCACGGAGCTCAGCGGGGAGTTGTCGTCAAAGCCGCCTTCGGCGAGGAATGAGACGGAGAGGaatgatgaaaaatgacacGAAATTCATCTGAAAACTGGCCTGTATGATACGACTTGGCGTTGAATAATAAGGACACGTGTAAGTGGGAAAGGAAAACATGTTACTGACCGGGCATAACATCCCGCTTTAATGAGACCTCGCCCTGTTAATCAGTCACCGGGTAGCTTACGGAACGTGAACTTTCACCTTTCCCTCATTCACGCGCCTGtcgtgtttgtgaatgtgcggCGTGTGACCCGCTCGCGATGGCGGTCGCGGCGCCCCTCACCCACTACGTAGAGGCAGCCGTTGAGTTTGCTGACTCCGTTCCCCGCCCGCCGCTGGCCCATCTCGCTGACCTCCGTCCACTTGTTGAGGTGCGGGTTGAACCGCTCCACGCTGGACAGGGACGCCACGCCGTCGTTGCCTCCCACCGCGTACACGAAACTCTGCCccaagcagaggggggggggggcacagaagaGGTGAGGTCCCAGAACGCCGTTACATCATCCGTCCGCCCCCCTTGCGTTTGAAGGCTTGCCTTACCCCGAGCGCGACGGAGCCGACTCCTCCTCTGGGAGTGTTCATCGGCGCCACGGCGCTCCAGCAGTCGCTCTCGATGTCGTAGCGCTCGACGTCGTTGAAGCAGGAGTTGTCGTCCAGGCCTCCGATGGCGTAGATGGGGCCGCCGAGAGCTGCCAGGGCGATGCCCCTccttagaaacacacacacacgtgaccttGCTCAAAGCGATATTTCTGCTATTTACCCCAAACTATCAACAgcgaacttttttctttttttttttcctttctctcagGGTCCTCTTGGTACCTCTTGGTGTTCATGGAGGCTTTCATCATCCACTTGTTGGTGAGGGGGTCAAACATCTCCATGTTGCCCAAGTGTTCGCTTCCATCATGGCCCCCGACTGCATACACcctgcctaaaaaaaaaaatcatcatcatcacacagaCATGGAATCTTTATGACCTGACAAAGCAATATTCTCAATTGGTATTGTATGAAATGCATAAACCATAAACTGAGTTGCCAgttaatgtaaataaaagcaacTTCCTTTGTTAAGGTAATCGTCATTAATGGCTGTATTGTTTGTACACATTAACTTCCAGCTACGTCAATAAATACATCGGAGTACTGCTCGGCGTTCCTCTTTAACCGCATTACATATAAGAGTGACCCCTCTTACCTCCCACAGATATCACACCCACATGACGCCGTCTGCTGTTCATTTCGGGGCCAAAGAACCAACTGTTCTTTGTGATGGAGTAACACTCGATGCTGCGAAATGGGTCACCAGAACCCCCCCGGCCGCCCACACAGAACAAAACCCCTGAGGAGAAGGACGGGGAGAACAGAGGGTTCGGATCGGTGAGAGAACTCGCACGCTACTTAATGAACCCAGATGGGGAAAAAACATACAAAGAAAATATGAAGACAAAAAATTAGGTTTGCTAAAGGAAAGGTGCAACAGCACAAGTGTTACCTGCGGTGTGTTTCCGGGGAACGGTGCGGACGGAGTACTCAAAGTCCTGCACCACCTTGTTGCTCAGGTGCAGGTGGTAGTTCCTGGCCTCGTCCATCAGGTCGCGACAGCTCAGGTTGCCTTTGATCATCTCGTCCTTCGACACCGTTCCGGTCAGGAACTCCACGGGGAGCAGCGGCAGGcgcacctgagggggggggcgagagagagagagagaccggcaTCGTACCGTGATGCAGCGATACCCGCAGGCAACGTGACACtgacacaccaccccccccctcccccccgccagcTACGCCCTTTTCGCGTCCGACGCGGAGCGGCGAGCTCTCTGACCTGAGACATGATCTGGTCCAGCCAGTCCTCGTGGTGCTGCGGGTTCGCCTTCAGCCACTTCACCGCCGCGTTGTACACCTGCGTCTCCGAATGGATGTTGAGCTCGCCGGAGGAGAGCAAGGTGCGCAGGTGCTGGGGGGACACGCAGGTGAAGTCCTCGCAGTCCACCACCTCGGTGAAGTGTTCGCAGGCGTAGCGGTCCGCCATGTCCATCAGGTCCACGCGGTTGTGGCTCTCGGCGAAGGTGCGCACCGCCAGGCAGTTGGTGGGGTGGAAGTGGGCCTTCATGTACTCGCAGCAGGCTCTCGCCACCAACTCCACCTGATAGATTCAAGCAGGAATATGGTTAAGacctagaaaagaaaaaatgtgttgCACACATAATAGAATTCTGTGTGGAAATTGCAAAAAGAAGAGTTTAgcattgacctttgacccttggTTTACCTGAAGGATGCAGGCAGCGTACAGCAGTGGCTGGACGTTGTCCACGGTTAATGTGAGCTTGGAGGAATAGGCAAAAtgcaccaggtcctggatggcgTCACCATCAAAGTCCTTGATCTCGATCAGTTCCTGCTTGGCCTCTGACATCTCAGAGAGGAACATGGCCCTGGGGGGCAAACAGTGGCTAAAGGTCACAATCAGAACATTTTAGTTTCTAATAATAACCGTATTTATCTGGAAGAAAACTAACAAACCAGCAAAGTGACTTGGACCAGTGGTTCACAAACCTTTCCTGATGAATTAGGAACGTTGAATTTTTTGATCTGGGTATTTCTTGGGTGCAACCAAAGGATATAGTGCCCCATCTTtacaaattaaatgtaatattgttttactggtatgtgcgtgtgtgcgtgcgtgtgggggTTGGTGATGAAGTTGCGCCACACAACACTGTTAAAGCCATTTAGCAACAGGGGGCGCTCTTGCTCATGCACACGAAAGGGAAATGGCCTTGGACATAGTGAAAAAAAATGGGGAGCAAGAGGAATGGAGAATGTGTAGGGGAGTGGCAGTTGTTTGGGTGTCGAGTTAAAATATTAATCAGCTTTCTCCAGAGTCACAGGACAGATTGGACGTCCCACGAGTGAGAATCCAGGTCTCTGCTACAGTGAGGATTACCGTTACAGGACCAGGTCGAAGAAAATGGAACATACCTGAAGTAAGGGATGACGCAAGCCAGCACAAGCTTGTGGCATGGTATCAACCTACTGCCGacctacaaagagacacaagggCAGGAATAGGAAAAGAGGCCCGACAATAATCTCCCCGTTTATTAATCTCCACAGTGCGGCAGCTGTTTGGGACTTAGAGGTGAAACACACTAAAGCTTAGCCCTAACCCAAATTTCAAACCGGAAAACATTAACAAAGGTACGCTGAATTGtgaatggaagaaaagaaaaaattctcGCTGTTTACTTGAGTCTGGATAGAGGGACCGACCTTCAGCGTGACATCACAGAGCTCTCCTACTTCATAGAAATGTCTGAGGGAGTTATGGAAGTCCTTCCAGGCCTCGTGAGCCTCAAAGACAAAGGAGCCATCCGGCTCGCAGTCTGCCTTCGATGTCCTGCTTACAGGCCGCTTGTCCTTGGGCTTCAGCTGCTTGGCATGGTCCTGCACCATGTCCCCTGGTGCCATAACTGGCTACAGGTGACAACACCTGCAACAGACAGAAAGAATCACTCAATCAATGGCTAATCAGTAGAATTGATAGGAAATAACAACATTAATAGTGaattaattactttttaaatgtattttcaaataaaaaccacTAACTGGTTTTTGCTCCTCAGCTGTAATGATTTGGCTTATTTTCTCAGTtatgtttctttgtttgataCTAATGGCTACTGTGATTGATTGCGATACATGATCGTTTTCATCCTATAAGGAGACTACGATTCTTTTAAAGCAGCATTTATAGATACTCAAGGGAGGAAATAAATCTCCTGTATCTGTCCTTTTGACGGCGCAGCTGGAGGACTCCGCTGTCCCTACagtaggtggaggagagggtggTCTGGGTTATATGGAAAATAATACTTGAGCAATATTATAGTctaaaggggggaaaaaatcatTGATAAAAATCAAAAGTGAGCGTACATAAGTTGTGAACAAAACGGTATAAATGTTGACGTTCTTTGGCTGTAAGCACGCAAAATTTCCATTGCCGTCATCCGCACAATTTGCAAAGTGAGCTGAAGCCCAAAACGGTGCAAATAAAATTCTATGAGCGTCAATGGAGGAAACTAAATGGAAAATTTGTGGTGACAGACATTGCCAGCCAGCTGAGCGATTTCAGTATTATCCCCCTTTCAGTCACTTCCACTTTACTCATTTAGCATACACAAATCTGAAAATACAAACCAGGACATCACTTTCCTCCAAGCAAACATTACACACCATGCAGAGACTGCCCCGCAATGAAAACCCACTAAAAAGTCCTACCGATTGCTGAATCTGATGAAAAATCTCCAGTCGGTGTGTCACAAAATGACTGAGAGCAGACCGCCAGAGTCCAAAGCTCCACCCACACCTTACAGATGATGCACTGTCTCTCCTTTAAGCTACAGACTGAATAGAGTCAGTGTGTCGCCCCCTCATCACTAGTCCGCTCGGCTAGATGAGCAGAAAGCATCAAGCCCCCCATCATGGCACAGGAGGTCAAAGGCGCGCTCTCTTACTCCGGCTACTTGGTTTGGGAAGCAGGAAATCATCTTTTAAAACCACGTATTGCGCACAGACTGTGATTGAGGAACACTTTCATGGCCTCGAGATGACAACGCCGTCGTGTTGTATTATTTATGAGGAGCGAGACGGTCAATAATTTAAGGACAGATGTAGAACTCATCTCCACTGAGCAAAGACTGAAAAGCTGCATGTGCCAACAGAAACCTCTTATTAAATACACGTATTTTTGATCCATCTGTTTGCATTCCACACCTGGATCAAAAaggtacacaaacacagcagctaCTGCTTTGATGGGTTTTCATGCTTTGATCAGATCAATGTGATTGTAATTAAACCACTTAAAAAGCTTCTACTTCCTGCAACCTGAATTACTATGAGCACCATTGAAAGAAGGCAACTTGTGAGAGAGTTTCTAGTCAGCAAGAGGAACCGTTGGTGTTAATTGTTGTGTTAATGTCACACATGCACTTTTTGTATAACGTATAAGACCTTCAAAGCACACAGACAGTTCCGTAATGTGTCTTGAAATCAGTGCATCTGCAGTCATAACAAACTTTAACCTTTAATCTAAAATGTACAATACGGTA encodes:
- the klhl8 gene encoding kelch-like protein 8 isoform X1, with the protein product MAPGDMVQDHAKQLKPKDKRPVSRTSKADCEPDGSFVFEAHEAWKDFHNSLRHFYEVGELCDVTLKVGPSIQTQVGSRLIPCHKLVLACVIPYFRAMFLSEMSEAKQELIEIKDFDGDAIQDLVHFAYSSKLTLTVDNVQPLLYAACILQVELVARACCEYMKAHFHPTNCLAVRTFAESHNRVDLMDMADRYACEHFTEVVDCEDFTCVSPQHLRTLLSSGELNIHSETQVYNAAVKWLKANPQHHEDWLDQIMSQVRLPLLPVEFLTGTVSKDEMIKGNLSCRDLMDEARNYHLHLSNKVVQDFEYSVRTVPRKHTAGVLFCVGGRGGSGDPFRSIECYSITKNSWFFGPEMNSRRRHVGVISVGGRVYAVGGHDGSEHLGNMEMFDPLTNKWMMKASMNTKRRGIALAALGGPIYAIGGLDDNSCFNDVERYDIESDCWSAVAPMNTPRGGVGSVALGSFVYAVGGNDGVASLSSVERFNPHLNKWTEVSEMGQRRAGNGVSKLNGCLYVVGGFDDNSPLSSVERFDPRMHRWEYVSELTTPRGGVGVATVMGRVFAVGGHNGNIYLNTVEAFEPRMNRWELVGSVSHCRAGAGVAVCSSHVSQIRDVGQGSSNVANCM
- the klhl8 gene encoding kelch-like protein 8 isoform X2, translating into MAPGDMVQDHAKQLKPKDKRPVSRTSKADCEPDGSFVFEAHEAWKDFHNSLRHFYEVGELCDVTLKVGSRLIPCHKLVLACVIPYFRAMFLSEMSEAKQELIEIKDFDGDAIQDLVHFAYSSKLTLTVDNVQPLLYAACILQVELVARACCEYMKAHFHPTNCLAVRTFAESHNRVDLMDMADRYACEHFTEVVDCEDFTCVSPQHLRTLLSSGELNIHSETQVYNAAVKWLKANPQHHEDWLDQIMSQVRLPLLPVEFLTGTVSKDEMIKGNLSCRDLMDEARNYHLHLSNKVVQDFEYSVRTVPRKHTAGVLFCVGGRGGSGDPFRSIECYSITKNSWFFGPEMNSRRRHVGVISVGGRVYAVGGHDGSEHLGNMEMFDPLTNKWMMKASMNTKRRGIALAALGGPIYAIGGLDDNSCFNDVERYDIESDCWSAVAPMNTPRGGVGSVALGSFVYAVGGNDGVASLSSVERFNPHLNKWTEVSEMGQRRAGNGVSKLNGCLYVVGGFDDNSPLSSVERFDPRMHRWEYVSELTTPRGGVGVATVMGRVFAVGGHNGNIYLNTVEAFEPRMNRWELVGSVSHCRAGAGVAVCSSHVSQIRDVGQGSSNVANCM